The genomic interval aatttattaaatatgaagaaaaataaataattaaatacaaggaaaaacaaataatttaaacaACAAGATAAACGTAAAAATATCTCCATAACATATTGAttctttaatttataaatacaaaaaaaaactattaattttagtagCACGATAAACCCAAAGATAGCCAATAGTTAGAACTCGTAACTTCTATCTTAAAGCCAATATagggaagaaaaatgaatatgTTGCTGTACTGCCTTCTGATAATGAAAATTGTTAAACAATATACAGTGCAATAACCCTGGGACAAGCCATGATATATAAGTTCAGGCTCTGTTGATCCCACCCATTTACATTTTCAATGCCTATCAACTTCTCTGGTTGATCCAACAAATAACACGTGTAACTATACTACACTAGTCTGTACTACAAACCTGTATGTTGAACTTTTTAAGGTTTGAAAATTGCTTATCAGACTCTTATTACACTACCCTATAACTCCTGGCTGTACAGTTCAAAGGCTCTCTTGCCTTCAAAAGAATGGTTTTCAATTACACAAGTATCTGAGATTTAGCAGCACCACGAGAGCATTTCTTCCGGCCGCTTTTGCTAAGTGCACAAACACAGATCTCAAGAAGCTCATAGTCCTCCTCCCAGAACAACAAGGAAGCCATCTCTGGATTCTCCAACATCAATCTTGAGGTCAGGAAACCAGCAATGGTCCATGTCTGGTAAAGTCGAGATTGCTTTCCAATAAACTTCCCGGCTCGGGTGTCATAATATTCAGGCCAACGATCTATTGCAAGCCTTTTCTCTGCCAAAGAAACTGCCTTCTGGGCTAGTTCTAATCTGCCCATCTTGATGCATGCCAAAGTAAACTGAAAGAGTAATATAAGATTTAGATTGAGTTTAACTGCATGAAATAATTCAAGGTATTCAAACACGCCTCACACGGCAAAGATgcatttttaaaacaaaaccaaatattAAGTCATCTCCAAAAGATTAGAGACCATTCTTGACAAAGGCCATGCCAAACTCCATGAAAATTCAACTTACCTGCCAAAGAAGTGTTGGCCAAGATCCACCATTATGATAGGACCAAGGGCTGCACAAGTTCATTAAGCACACAGTGTCAGTAGATAATACATTAAAAGATAtctagttatatatatataaagagagagagagagagagagagagagtctATCANATAtctagttatatatatataaagagagagagagagagagagagagagagtctTCATAATAAGGCCAAGGCGCTCACGTATTCTTCGGGTCACAGCCAGTAATTATGCGCCACTCCTCATTCTCCACTGCAGGATAGCATATCTTGAGAGGCATTTGCCCCACAATATCATCCCATTTGGCTTCGATTAAATTCAGAATAGCTTCATTCTGTTTTGGAGTACCCAGTGATGAAACAACGGACCAGAGATTCCCAAGCGTGAAGAACCTAAAATCCATGTGAGCTGGCTGTAGATTGCCAAGTAGATACCCACCTTCTCCAGGTATCCAGTCCATAAGCCATGAAGGAATTTGTTCGGGATAAATATTGAACTTGTTGATAGCATCCAAGGAGTACTCTTCAGTTTTATAACGGTAAATctcattgatttttttcatgTCAACCCAATAATATTCTCTGATGTGGAATGATAGTGCACTGAGTCTATTGTTGATGGCCCTCACCAAATTCTTTGAACCATCATTTACTGTGAGCATCTCACGAGAGCAACGTAGAGCAGCATAAAACAAAGCCTGTAGATCAAGCATGTGACCGGTTAAGGGAACCAAAGATTAAGCAGGCAAAATAAAACCGAAATAAGAGACAACAATTTCAACAGAGCCAGACAAACGCCTCTGTTATAAAATGAGGCAGGGTCCAACACCTTGTGGGAAGAGAGATAACGAGCAAGAAATCAAAAACGATTATGGTCTACAAAATTAGTATAGCATCCTTTTATGAGGTAACAGAGATAAAATGGCAACCTAACTCATTGAAATTAGGTCACATCTAATACATTTAACAGCAATGCAAAGCAACTTTGTTTGATGTTGTTGTTgggaaatttgaaaaatttcaaacaaatgaACTCACTTGGATCTCAAGGGGATGACCATGAATACCCATCCTTCTGTCTATCATGCAGGATCCATCGGTGACTAACAGAGACGGAAACATATCAAATCCATCAGCTAAACACAAATTGAGGATTAGTTTTATTCCTGTTTGAACATCCACTCTCTCTTGCAATGCATAATCACCAGTGATCTTCCCGTATGCCCTCAACAATAtaatccaccacaatcctatCAACAAAGTCAGTTCAATAAACTCAGCCACTTTTATCTGATAGTTCTTGTAGAgcaagaactttaaaaaaaaaaaatcacttctGAAGAAGCAGAGGCACATGAAAATTGCTAAGCATGAACAGCTCAGCATCCTCATTTCCTAAAACTAGCAAGCTGTTGTAGTAAAAGGTCGACAAAGTTGCAATATACTAACCAGAGTCCACTGGTGCAACACGACCAATAGCTGACTCACCAAAATCCGGATCTAGCACTTCCTCAAACTTATTATCATCAAGAGGTACAGTTCTAACCTTAAAGCTCGCCGGCATCAAACCCTGTCCGGGACTATAGCAGTCAACAGTTTTCTCCCAACTCTAGACCCAAAACAACATAAAGGTTTGTCAAGTACCAAATAGATAATTTTGCCAGTCTGATCAGTAGAAAGGTTAATCTACATAGCAAAACACACAAAAACCTCCGCATTGCATGTGGATGTGTCTCAAGCTCCCAGCATATGCAAAAGAGGTATCAAATTGAGCTCAAACAAGGAATCTAAAGGCACGATATACTGTCTTTATGGTGAATATGTGCATTGCATTTGTTTCACACGAGGTGAAGAAAGATTCTCCTTAATGGGCGCATGAAACATGCATTAAGAACTTTAAAGAAGaacatgaaaagaaaaaaggaatcTAGCTACgtccaaaaaaaattaagaaaaacatgTCTTGAATTGCTTAACAGACAGTTAGAAAAACCATTGAAACTGAAACATCCTAGGATGAACTTTCCTAGCATTTGatttttcataacattaaGGAGAATATgcacaaatatatatatacctgcAACTGCAAGGTATGGAGGAGAAAATTCTTGACAATCTCTCCTTCACCTTTAAGCAAGAAAGCCAAAGCCGAAGGCAAAAAATCACGAATGAAAACCTGATCATAATTCAAAGGCAGCTTATCAGCCGGATCATTTGCAGCCACTGTACCAACAGGGGTTCCACAATATGTTACAACTGCACCTCTCAACAAATCCCATGCCTCCTTTTCGATGTCGATCTCAACTGAAATTCCAGCTTTTCCCTCCTCCAAACCCACCCTAATATTATTCACGTTGTTTTCATCTTCAGTGAGAGGGACTTGATCTCCTCCTACAATGCTCTCATCCTTGTCAATCCTTTCAACAACAAGTGGCTTCACATTAATGCCGTCTTGCACAAAAATTCTCTCGAAATTCTTGTCGTTTACGCGGGTTTCAACCGATGTTGAGAGATCCCTTACCCTCGATGCTACCCTGGCTTCAACAGAGACACGGTAAGGCCTTGAAACCGCCCTGGGTTGGGCAAAACCTGAACTTGGTAAGCAATACAACCTCTGGGTATTGTTGAGAATGCGTTGAAAGCCTAAGAATCGAGAAGGGTAGGCGTGGAATTGAGAGTTTTGATTGAATATCAACAGAATAGCCTTGCTCTTGCAGGTAAGCTTTTCTTCACAGCAAGGGGGATTAAACGAATACCTGAGCCCCAAAAACGATGCGTTTCTGAGGCTCAGGACCCTCGAAGGAAGCTTCATGGTGGATTTGCTGAGGATATTGATGGCGTTCATAATCAACGACTGAAACTACAACGATATGGACATAGAGAAGAACAAAGCACGAAttccttcttccttcttccttcttctttcttctatGAAAGGGATTGAAAACTAACGATGGGGTTCTTATCCTTTCCTTTTCTGGAGGACATGAGATTCCGAGACACAGATTTCTGTCCTTGCTTGACAGGTGAGAATGGTCTCCCAAGTCATGGAAGAAGACACAGAGAAACAGAACAGGATGAAACGAAACCCACAGGAAAACGATTTCTATATATATTAGGCCTCCCCATTgctattttccttcttttcttttttttatttatttccaataaacaaaaattatcttgaaataTCTTTACTTTTTGTAATTCTCAACAAAATCACAAAgacatttttatcaaaaatttttaGCCATAAATTTCtgatctatttttattttatttatttatttattcagaCTTTTTACCAAAGATTTTAGTATGAtgtccaaaattaaaaatcccttttttattaatctatttttggaaatattgCGCTTATCTATGCCCCAAATAGAAAACGATTAGAGCACGTGACCGGTTTGCTCGGAAAAAATCAATATCTCAAAAGTAGAGGAAGATAATGTTGGTGACGTGTATACAATTAAGACACACAATTTGGTATATTAAATacatcatattttatttaattcatatataatatatttatttattttttgttaattacaTTATTATGTCAATTATATAATATGATTTGCTTTATTTGTTCCGTAAATATATCAATAAATCACATTCTATATgcgtttataaattttaaattttaatccgTTTATAATTACatcatattataattgttaatattttaaataaagatgacGACACCGAAAAAAATCGACTCCTTTTCCTGTACCTCAtggaaaaatatttacattttttccACCATTTAAATTTTGCCAAGTGTCATTTGAAAATGGTCTGAGGTTGCATCGGTGCGGACTTTTTCTTGCTTCGCCTCATCAACCAGCAATGACAAGTGTACAATATGGGAAGATGCCACGTGGAACATTGAATAGGGAAAATTTGAACTTTTGTTGACTAAAGTAGATTTGCCACGGTGGCAACTAAAGCACAGCCAAGTGTGCAAAAAGGGCAGACGGACAAATTGGAATGGATAGGTTTGATCCCACCATCACGAATTTCAATTCTTACGTGTCAATGATGGACTCCCATTTGGCATTTTGTGATGTACTTGTCCTAATCCTTTTGCACACGTGTAATTcatgtgaattttatgtttactagCAATGGCACTAAATGATTgattttgttaatatttttatttttttaagcataTACTAAATCCGATCTTTTTGTTGTAATCAagttcaaatcaaataatttattttctcttgattttgaaaaaagtgttaaaatctcatttttgatttatttttaacaaatttttgaattgattTGTGTAGAGATAAACATTTAGtcaattcaa from Theobroma cacao cultivar B97-61/B2 chromosome 5, Criollo_cocoa_genome_V2, whole genome shotgun sequence carries:
- the LOC18600600 gene encoding alkaline/neutral invertase A, mitochondrial, with amino-acid sequence MNAINILSKSTMKLPSRVLSLRNASFLGLRYSFNPPCCEEKLTCKSKAILLIFNQNSQFHAYPSRFLGFQRILNNTQRLYCLPSSGFAQPRAVSRPYRVSVEARVASRVRDLSTSVETRVNDKNFERIFVQDGINVKPLVVERIDKDESIVGGDQVPLTEDENNVNNIRVGLEEGKAGISVEIDIEKEAWDLLRGAVVTYCGTPVGTVAANDPADKLPLNYDQVFIRDFLPSALAFLLKGEGEIVKNFLLHTLQLQSWEKTVDCYSPGQGLMPASFKVRTVPLDDNKFEEVLDPDFGESAIGRVAPVDSGLWWIILLRAYGKITGDYALQERVDVQTGIKLILNLCLADGFDMFPSLLVTDGSCMIDRRMGIHGHPLEIQALFYAALRCSREMLTVNDGSKNLVRAINNRLSALSFHIREYYWVDMKKINEIYRYKTEEYSLDAINKFNIYPEQIPSWLMDWIPGEGGYLLGNLQPAHMDFRFFTLGNLWSVVSSLGTPKQNEAILNLIEAKWDDIVGQMPLKICYPAVENEEWRIITGCDPKNTPWSYHNGGSWPTLLWQFTLACIKMGRLELAQKAVSLAEKRLAIDRWPEYYDTRAGKFIGKQSRLYQTWTIAGFLTSRLMLENPEMASLLFWEEDYELLEICVCALSKSGRKKCSRGAAKSQILV